From Zingiber officinale cultivar Zhangliang chromosome 5B, Zo_v1.1, whole genome shotgun sequence, the proteins below share one genomic window:
- the LOC121986979 gene encoding uncharacterized protein C6G9.01c-like: protein MSEEKTNVAAVVPEKVHETKIKRKKKKIGNEIDEIFQGKKRKSAAADDQQAKDRGKKLDKVIGEGGSSKTKDKKKRMKVDLNEDSGTPGRRRRTADGLAIYSADELGWGKADVGGTPLCPFDCSCCF from the coding sequence ATGTCCGAAGAAAAAACCAATGTTGCTGCTGTGGTGCCGGAAAAGGTGCACGAGacgaagattaaaagaaagaagaagaaaatcggTAACGAGATCGATGAGATTTTCCAGGGAAAGAAGAGAAAGAGTGCTGCTGCCGATGATCAGCAAGCAAAGGAtaggggcaaaaagctagataAGGTGATAGGGGAGGGCGGTAGCTCAAAGACGAAGgataagaagaagaggatgaaagtGGATCTGAATGAAGATTCTGGGACTCCAGGTCGTCGGCGGCGCACAGCGGATGGCCTGGCCATCTACTCCGCGGATGAGCTCGGCTGGGGGAAGGCTGACGTGGGAGGTACCCCTCTTTGCCCCTTCGACTGTTCTTGCTGCTTCTGA